The DNA window AACGCAATTGTTGCATCCAGCGCAGCTTTCACCTGAGCGGCACCATGCGCAAGCACGTGAAAATCAGGATTAGTTGCAGCACCATTCATGTATCTGCGGTGGCTGAACAAATTGGCGGTACCCCAAAGTAACTTTACGCCACTGGCGGCTTGCTTTTGCTTAGCATATTCAACAAGAGCTTGTAAGCGGCGGTCATTCTCATTTATGTCATTGGTATAGTCTACTACGTCCACGTCATGAAAGCAGTAGTAAGGCAAATTCATTTTCGTGATGAACTCGAACGCTGCGTCCATCTTGTCTTTGGCACGTTCTACCGCGTCAGATTTCTCATCCCAGGGAAAGTTATGGGTTGGGCCACCAAATGGATCGGCACCGTTACCGCAGAACGAATGCCAGTAAGCACAGGCAAAGCGCAAGTGATCTTTCATCGACTTTCCCGCAACAATCTTGTCCGCATCGTACCAGCGGAAAGCCATAGGATTGTCTGATGCTGCTCCCTCGTATTTAACTTGTCCGATGTTTTTAAAGAACTCTTTATCGCCTGTTACTATAGCCATTGTTGTTGATTTAAATTAAAGATTATATATTACTTTATGGTTGTAAACTGTTTATCTGCTTTTGCAAAAGGCCTTTCCAATCTTGATAAACCTCCTCAAAGCTGTCGCTCTTTGGCTCAACACGGTCTATAGCACTCGCATTACTAAATGCATCTGCAGCAGACGAAAATATTTCTGCACCAATTCCCGCACCTATTGCGGCACCCGCACTGCCGTCATTATTATGAAGCTCTACAGGCACACCCGTAGCGCTTACAAATGTTCTGGTGAAGAGTTCGCTTAAAAACATGTTGTTTTTCCCTGCTTTAATAAGAGTGGGGTTCATGCCGTTCTCACGCATAATATCAAGCCCATATCTGAAAGCACAGGCTATACCTTCTTGCGCAGCACGGAAGATGTGGGCAGGCGAATGTAAATTAAGATCGATATTCAATAGATGTGCACCTACCAGCTTGTTGTTCAGCATGCGTTCTGCGCCATTACCAAACGGAAGTATACGTAAGTCGTCTGCCCCCGTCGGTGCTTTTTCTGCTTCTGCATTCATTTGCTGATAAGTTAAGCTGCTGCCAAAACTATTCTTTATCCATCTATATAAGCTTCCCGTACCGTTAATACAAAGTAAAACGCCTAAACGCTTGCGTTCGTTAGTGTAATTTACATGGGCAAAAGTGTTCACGCGCGATTGCGGATCATACGTTAGCTCATCACTAACACCATAGATTACGCCGGACGTTCCTGCAGTAGCTGCTACCTCTCCTGGTTTTAATACGTTTAATGATAGTGCGTTATTAGGCTGATCGCCTGCTTTGTAGGTGACCGGAATGCCTGTATTTAGGCGCAATGCCGCTGCTACATCAGCCGTTAAGCGGCCGTGAGAGGAGAATACAGGCTTAACCACCGGGAATAATTCGTTGTCAAATCCAAAATAATCTACAACATCTTTGGACAATCCATTAAATTGGAAATCAAAGAATATACCTTCAGACAAAGCGGATGCAGAAGTTGTTATCTCACCGGTAAGCTTCATGGCTATGTAATCGCCTGGAAGCATTATCTTGTCTATCTTATCATATAATTCAGGTTCATTGACTTTAACCCAGGCCAGCTTTGAGGCTGTAAAGTTGCCGGGTGAGTTAAGCATGTGTGATAAACAAGCCTCCTGGCCTATGTCTTCAAAAGCTTTATCACCAATTTCAACAGCGCGGCTATCGCACCATATAATGCTGTTGCGCAACACTTTTTGGTTCTTATCTACCAGCACCAGGCCGTGCATTTGATAAGCTATACCAATGGCCGATATGTCCTCCGGATTATAGCCCCCCTTTTTGTGACATAACGCTATTGCCTGACCAGTTTGGTGCCACCACATGTCGGGAGACTGCTCGGCCCAACCAGTTTGCAAAGAGATTATAGGCGATTCAGTTTCCGGGTAACTCGCAGAAGCAACAACACGTTGCGCAGCAGCATCCACCACGCTTACCTTCACCGAAGAGGTGCCTATATCGATGCCTAATAGCAACATGTTCAGTAGAATGTTTAGTAAAGGTTAATACTTGGAGAACCAGCAACGAAATTAAATTAATTTTTGAAATTGTGGCATTTTGCTGCAAATAAAGCTGGAAAAGGCATTTTTTTTAATTTTTTAAAAAAGCGCTTGCGTAATAAAAAACGAAGCGTATATTTGCAGTCCCAAACGGAGTGGTAGTTCAGCTGGTTAGAATACATGCCTGTCACGCATGGGGTCGCGGGTTCGAGTCCCGTCCATTCCGCTAAAAGGGTAACAAAACCCATCGAAAGCGCTTAAATCAATGATTTAGGCGCTTTTTTTATGCCATAAATACCCGTTTCATACCAAGAAAAATGGATCATTCGGTTACCTATTCGGTTACCTATTGAGATTCACTAAATTTGAGGTAACCGAATAGCTAATAATTGATTGATTTTGAATGAATTGCAAAGCAAATCATAGTAGTTCAAAACGTATTAATTCGGTAACTAAAAATTCATGGTATTATGAAGAATTCGACAAGTTTTTCGGTCCTTTTCTGGACTAACAAAGCAAAAGCAGACAATAATGGCCTCGTACCTCTCTATGCAAGGGTTACGATAGGTGGTAAAAGAGCGGAGATATCCCTTAAAAAGAAACTGAATCTCAAAAAGTGGGACGTGCGAACAGGTTTTATGAAAGGCAGCGGAGAAGATGTGCGCATAACTAACAAATATATCAATGAAGTTCGTAACGAGCTATTCGAGATCTACATGGAAATTAATAGAAGTGAGAAAAAGATTAGCGCGGACGACATCAAAATTAAGTTTACAGGCCAAATGAATGTTGATGTCCCAGGCAGAAGTTTATTGGAGGTCTTTGACGAACACAACCGGGAAATTGAAAGCCTTGTAGGTAAAGACTATGTTAAAGCCACCGTAACTAAATATAGAACAATAAGGGGGAAGGTGAGCGACTTTATCATAAAGAAGTATAAAAAGCAAGATCTATTTCTTGACAGCCTTGATTTCACTTTTATAAGCAACTTTGAAAAACATCTTAAAATTCAAGAAGGTATTGAGCATAATACTGCGATGAGTTACATTAAAAGGTTAAAACGAATTTTGACTATTGCCGTTAATAATAGATGGGTCGCACATAATCCCTTCTTAGCATTTAAATGCACAAGCCGTAAGGTTTCCCGGACACATTTAACGGAGCATGAGCTATTCGTTCTTTCCTCGAAAGAGTTTAAAATTAAGCGACTGGAAGAGGTCAGGGATTGTTTTCTTTTTAGCTGTTATACCGGTTATGCTTTTGTGGATGCGCAAAAATTAACATCGGCCCATATCCATAGAAGAAACAATGGTGAATTTTGGATTGAGACAAGCAGAACTAAAACGGAGATAGTCGCAAACGTACCATTGCTCCCCCAGGCAATAGCAATTATTAAAAAATACAAAGACAATGATGTATGTACAGCATCCAACAGGCTGCTTCCAATTAAAAGCAATCAAAAAATGAATGCCTACTTGAAAGAAATAGCCGATTTATGTGAGATCGAAAAAAATCTCACAACACATATTGCAAGACATACTTTTGCAACGACAGTAACCTTAGGCAATGATGTACCTATTGAAACAGTTAGCAAGATGTTGGGGCATACTAAAATAACCACAACTC is part of the Mucilaginibacter terrenus genome and encodes:
- a CDS encoding xylulokinase, whose translation is MLLLGIDIGTSSVKVSVVDAAAQRVVASASYPETESPIISLQTGWAEQSPDMWWHQTGQAIALCHKKGGYNPEDISAIGIAYQMHGLVLVDKNQKVLRNSIIWCDSRAVEIGDKAFEDIGQEACLSHMLNSPGNFTASKLAWVKVNEPELYDKIDKIMLPGDYIAMKLTGEITTSASALSEGIFFDFQFNGLSKDVVDYFGFDNELFPVVKPVFSSHGRLTADVAAALRLNTGIPVTYKAGDQPNNALSLNVLKPGEVAATAGTSGVIYGVSDELTYDPQSRVNTFAHVNYTNERKRLGVLLCINGTGSLYRWIKNSFGSSLTYQQMNAEAEKAPTGADDLRILPFGNGAERMLNNKLVGAHLLNIDLNLHSPAHIFRAAQEGIACAFRYGLDIMRENGMNPTLIKAGKNNMFLSELFTRTFVSATGVPVELHNNDGSAGAAIGAGIGAEIFSSAADAFSNASAIDRVEPKSDSFEEVYQDWKGLLQKQINSLQP
- a CDS encoding site-specific integrase — protein: MKNSTSFSVLFWTNKAKADNNGLVPLYARVTIGGKRAEISLKKKLNLKKWDVRTGFMKGSGEDVRITNKYINEVRNELFEIYMEINRSEKKISADDIKIKFTGQMNVDVPGRSLLEVFDEHNREIESLVGKDYVKATVTKYRTIRGKVSDFIIKKYKKQDLFLDSLDFTFISNFEKHLKIQEGIEHNTAMSYIKRLKRILTIAVNNRWVAHNPFLAFKCTSRKVSRTHLTEHELFVLSSKEFKIKRLEEVRDCFLFSCYTGYAFVDAQKLTSAHIHRRNNGEFWIETSRTKTEIVANVPLLPQAIAIIKKYKDNDVCTASNRLLPIKSNQKMNAYLKEIADLCEIEKNLTTHIARHTFATTVTLGNDVPIETVSKMLGHTKITTTQIYARVQENKISRDMAALNRKLTYTEI